GCTATTCTTGATGATTATgtagtttaattgactaaggaATTGGAAATAATCTAAATTCATTTCTATTGGCCATGGAATGTGATGATTTTAATAaatggtttaatgccatggaagaaaagttaaaatttatggatcaaaatcaagtttggaatcttgttgaattgcctaaaggatgtgAAAAGGTCGGGTGTAAATGAGTTTTTAAGACCAAGCACGACTCAAAATGGTGATATCGAACGGTATAAGGTTAGACTCATTGTTAAAGGTTTTACTCAAAAATGAGGCATTAGCTATAATGAGACTTTTTCACCAGTCTTCAAGAAGGATTTACTTAGAATCATTATGGCTTTAGTAGCTAATTACAATTTAGAGTTACATTAAATATATGTCAAAATCGcattttttaatgagaatttaGAGGAAGATGTTTATATAGACAAACTCGAGGGTTTTTCAATTAAAGGAAAGGAATAGTGTGTAAATTAATATATGAATTTAAACAACCTACTCAATaacattttactttttgttaatgatcttggtttgttatatgaaattaagaaatttctctctaagaattttgaaatgaaggatatgaaaGAGGCAACTTATGGagtaataatataaatattccaTGATAGATAACAAGAATTGTTACGGTTGTCTTAGATATATtacaataataaattttagagaAATTCAATATGGATAAATGTTCAACAACAGTAGTTCTAATTCaaaaaagtgacaaatttagcccatgcaatgtccgaaaagtgaattggaatAAGAGCAAATGAAAAGTATTCCTTATATATCTATTATTGGGAGCTTTAGATATGCTTAAACTTGTACCAAACCATACATCAGCTTTATTGTCAGAATGTTGGGCTAGTATCAAAGTAACCTAAGATTGGATCACAAGAAAAGATGCAAAAAAAAGTTCTCAAATACTTATATGAACaaagaatcatatgctcacttataaaagatttgattatcttGAGATGATTAATATTTAGATTTATACTTAATTGGATAAgtcgatacaagaaaatcaacatttgatTACTTGTTCCTTTTGACCAAAAGgccaatttcatgaaaaagtgCGAAGTAGATAGTTATTGCTAAATCCACTACAAAAATTGAGTTTGTGACATGCTTTGATATCATTATTCATGAATTATGGCTACGGAACTTTATTTCAAGGCCTGTAATTGTTGACGGTATTACTAAGCTgttgaaaatttattatgattACTCTACAGCaattttcttctataaaaatgacaagtattctAAGGTGTTAAACATATGGAAATTAAATGCtctcaattaaagaaaaagttcaaaaatagagaatattAATTGAGCACATTAACACTAACTTATGATAgcagatcccttaacaaaaggactactacctaaaatatttaatacACATGTGAAAAGAATGGGCATTATTTGACCTCACTAATGATTGTATTATGATTGCATTATTTAGCACTTTTAGTTCATTTATGTGTTTGCGAtttatgttttctatttagtatacgTTATATGAAAAGATTAATGTTCATAAGGATAATCTCTAACGAAGACATTATAATTAGACTATTATTGtgcttctcatttatggatcatattAAGTAGATAGCAATTGTTGTAATACATCGAAAAGATTATGTCAATCAACATAAAACCCCTATGACTcgcattatttttatttacttaattgtgattattatctGATAACCAATTTAATTAAGGTTTTAGCATAATATTATTATGcacattttggtttttattaaaccatgaaaggaaggctatatgggccaagtgggagGCTATAAGAATAATTATAGCCAAAAATATATTAGCTTAGAAAGTTGCAACtcatatgaaaaataatgaaaatgtaaaattctACAGGGAAGTTACCGTTTTTTTCTGGAGAGATGTGACTCTTACGAAGTGAAAAAACGCTTTGATGAAAACACTTATTGCTAGCAtgtataaataaattatgattctCTCTCCACTCAAACAAGAAAGGGACATcgtataaaatataaaatatgttAGGGAAAATGGGTTAATGGAGagaaatcagattttttttcatttctttggtTTTCCGCAACAAATATGTGGAAGGATATTGTTATAAATGAAGGTATGTGTTGATGTCTTTTATTgtgaaaaattatgaatattaaagatttCCTTGTTTTTGAATTTCCCCATTAAAGAGGAGAATACGGctctatatatatgtataatcaTAAAAACTATCGGCGGACGTGAAATGAAATGACGATCAGCGAGTGACgggtagaggtgtcaaaatgggtcacttgttttttataaaaaaaatagttaaatggATTTACTTTGATAGGTGAgtcttaagtgggtcttaaatgggtcttaaatgggtttaGTTTTAAGTGGGTCTTAAGAGAGagactctctcttcttttttaactttacaaaaatcgaaattataattattttttattttaatttttttcctgttcttttcttttctttcttcctttttttttctttcttcttccttcggtcACCGACACGGcaatggccggcgaccggccaagcgagccttgagctcgtcgGCATCGAGctagctcgagctcgccgacgcccggcgaggctcaaaCCTCGCCGATTTGGCGAGACTCAAACTCGCCGGCATCGGGTGAGACTCGAGCCTCTCCGGATCCGTCGAGGTGCAAGCTCAAGCTCTCCtaacgccggcgagcctcgagagCCTCAGCtcaccggcgtcgggcgagcctcgagctcgccggcgacgggcaagctcaaggctcgcctcgtggccagccaaagaagaagaataaccaaaaagaaaaaataaaaaattatatttttaaaaataaaaataattaaaaattaactttttaaaaattaaaaataattaaaattcgattttttaaataattttttaaaaattataaaaaatttccattaaatttatgttataatctttaaaaaaaacataagaataatttttcctaaatttggttaaatatgaaaatattttattaataatagaattgcgtttggtaccgtgttcattggtcgggtcgggtcgggtatgggagGCTCGAAAAAATTACATTAGGTCCGCCCGGTGCCACCACGCTTGAATACCGGGGGGGcgtcgcgaggctcgcccggctcCCGCCCGAtcccggtgaggctcggcctcgcccggcccggaggcgcccggccaccggcgagctcgccgggtAAATGCCCGGTTAATTGGGCACCGGTGGCGGATGGTGGGccggcggtggtggacggcgatcgcgagatggccgaagagaagaagaaaatttattgattttgattctcaaatgaCCCTTGATTCTCATTTCACCCACCTGTTTGACACCTCTAGTGACGGGGATTCCCGAGCTGTTTGGGCCGAGAAAGTGGGCCAACTGCCAAAAGGTGGCATCACCGTAATTTCTCCCCAACATGAAGGGCATTAAAGTGCCCGTGAGGGAGTTGGCTTGTTTTCCGACGAGGGAAGTGATCGCACACTTCCACGTTTAACTTGGTCTTTTGTCGTTTCTTGCATGCATGGTCCCACGGCATCTTCCTTTCATTACTTTACGTGGCCGTTCCTTCTTTTTcgtcttttgatttatttattttcttaacgCATCTCAGAATGCAAAGATGGTGACCCAGAATTTAATCAACTTCAGTGCAGGAGTGTAAAGTGCAGAATTTTAAAGATAGCCAAAGGATAACACGTTTGTTTGTGTGCGCGGGGCTCTCCAGTAATCGAATAATGGTATTTACTATTTATAATGGTTGTACTATAACTATCTCTAAACAATTCTCTTATGGCAATAGTTATGTTCCTTCATCTATGAAAATCTTGTGCCCACACTCTCACGATGTCATGATCTCGTCTCCAAGCGGTTGCTCCTTTAAGATTGCATTCTAATGCTCCACGACTTCCATTGCTTCATTCTCCAATGACTTCAGATATATAACTACATCTTGACGTCGTTTATGCATCCAAATTCTTCTTGATGTCTCAATCGgtaatttgttatttttgttaattgatACCCTTGTCAACTACCACTAATCATTCATTGTCATATATCGATAACTGATTTGTAATGATCACCATTGTGCACTGATGTCAATAACAATTCCTATGATTTCCGACAATAGCTGCCGTGTTTAATTAACGACATGCATTCCGGACACATACCTATTCATATCAACGACCTGCCCAAATTTCAGTGCAAAAAGAATAGTTGGTCTTAGGTAAATTTAATTCGTATGTTGCATTCTTTATAATGTGCTCCAATAACATGCTATATTCCGATGAAAAAAAGGCGAAATAAAACTTCAATGGCATCTTATGTTGAGTTTTCCGTTACGAGAAATCAAGTgatttcaaaatatatgaattGTTTCATGCTTGTTTCATGAAATACAATAAAGTCTTGAGTTTGAATCATCCCTCTCACTTTCCTTTATACgtctaaacaaaaaaagacaATGCACGTTACAAATGAGTTGCATGTGTCCTCCCCTCCGCTTATCCTTAGTCGATAAGAAATGTCGGTTAGAGTGTCGTGCGCATCTTAAATAAAGTTATAGATCTATTGGTATGTgcaaaagtgccaaaaaaagaGTAGGAATTAAAGGGTAAATTGTAAGTGAAAATCTATATGATTGACATGACTAGATAACCCAAGGTTTTAGTGATTGGTGTTTAACTTTTCGACGCATTATAGACGCATTATGGCGAATTTATAGACAATCTAGTACTGTTTTCATCTTTAATTGCTACTATCAAAGTGAATacttagtttttttctttttttaaataatataggGATACTAGTGTGTAAACTCGGCTATCTAAAGGCTTATGGAATATACCTTGCAATCCTTACGAACTGATTTAAGTTCAGTTTTTTTGGTTAGTGTAAGTAGCTCCAGCTCAAAGCAATTTGTATACAGCTTGCAATTTACGATGTTCCAATTATCTACGCTAGTTTGAGATACGATTTGTTCATATGTAATTGCTTCATTCAGTTCTTGATTAGCTAACTCTCAATGTGCCTTTATGCTAAGATTGTTACTTCTGCTGGACTCTGTTCCATATGTTGCCTTTGAACTTCCCCACGACAGAATCTTTAGTGGTTGTCAAGCGCCGCACTCATGTGACGTGTGTTTTTTACTCATCCAATAATAATTTGACACATATTTCCTGagttggaataaaaaaataaaaaaataaaaaatttgttttcttcttccttgtccaTCCACTTTGCTctctacctaatattttctcctctagATCTGGCTGTCGGCACCATGTTCATGCATCTTTTTGGGCTGAATCTTCCGATCTGGCCGTCCATGGCCGTCACGCCTAGCGGCAAGGTTGTAAAGCTCGTCACCGTGGACGAGACAACTATTCGATCTCAAGCGCAGACCAGACTGATAGAGAGGGTGGCTTGGCTTGGACGTTCGGCATTGGTTGACTGGGACATGGCGGCGGAAGCCTCACTGGTGGCGATGGCGGGGAGGCACAGAGATCGAGCTCAAGTGGCTGCgattgaaggaggaggaagagagaggaggatggagattttcaaattatttttacgTCAATACATATGTGTCAATTTATAATTGACTCAGAGTGCATTGATGCATGCCACGTCAACTCCTCACATGCTGTTCACAAACTAGAGGTGATCAATTTCCGGTCTCATCCAATCCCACCTAAGAATCAGGAGCCGGACTAGGAGGACCGGTTCCTAGTTTTTAGAATTGAGAACTAATCGGtgacttctcaatttttttttttttttttttttggtgttcaAACATGTTAAATGCATTAAATTCTACAGTAATCAGGCCTCATATTGAAGCAAGAAAAACTACAAATTATGAGTTGTCTGTAGAGCTATGGATTGACGCTTTTGAGTTTAGTTGCGGTATTACTTGCTGATTTGGGTTGGTGCGTGATATTTAATCATATTTGACAATTTGAAGTACATGTAAAATCGAGTTTTGCACTTAATAATGCCGATGGTTCATAAGTCGGCAGCTGCAGGGCTTTGCAAATCAGCAAAGTTAACCTTCTTGGTGGTCGATGTTCTCGTTTTCCTTGAGAAAGTAGCTTTTTTACCATTCTGAAGGTTTGCACACTCCAGAATAGAGAAAAATGTAAAGGGTTTGCCTAAAATTTAAGCTATTTtttaaagaagtaaaaaaaatagaaaaatataatcgTTTTGGTTTTCATCcttaaatgaattgaaaatcaCTGATTTCAATTTTATAGAACCAGGGACAGGATCAGTGACCCTTGAAATTGCCCAGAACTAGTCCGATCGATCCAATCCGATTAAGGCGGTTcccattgcacacccctatcgCAAATCACCGAATATTTTCCAACTCCAAAAACATGCACCAGATTAAAGTATGACCAGATGCATCGTTCTCACTTAATGCATAGTTCATGAAGACGAAATAATTTAGTAATTTCATTTTATGCTGCAAGCCCAATCAGTGGGCTCCTTCCAAACCCTATTCGGAGACCAGAAGTGGATTTAATCCCTTGAATTTTAATTGCAAATAGAGAAAACTACAAACTTCGTCACAAGAATCCTCAGCATGTGACCCACGTTCGACAGGTTCCCCGACCAGAAACTAAGACCGAAGCGACCCGTACCTGTGACAAAttctcgataaaaaaaaataaaaaaaaaaaaactttcggTGCTTTGCAGtcaaaaaaaggaaacgaatattttcttcttgttttcttttttccccccctTGGCTTGTaggaaatttcaatttatttaatcggtTGTCATGTTAGAATTTCGTCTTTAATGAACTCCAGACTTTGTTTTCGGGGACAATAGTGCGGCAGCAACATGCGTGGTTATGACAATCTTCATTTGATGTTCGACTAGTACAATTTTTCCACTTTTAGAATGTCCCATAAAAAGGCATAATACTCTTACTCGAGAGATAAAAATGACCcatgttaattttattttttttccattggaaCAATGCTGGCGAAGCTTTTTCGaaatgtttgaaaaaaaatgaaattaatgatTCCAAGCTAGAAaccaaatgatttttatcaaataTAGAGGTATAAAAAAGGGGTTAACAGGATCTATAAACACAAAAGCAGATACCGCATCCGGTGTTTGGCATTCTTTTTCTGGGCCATCCAGTTTTCCAGATTActaccataaaaaaatgaagaaataagtCAATCTGTCTCATGCCTAACTATCTTCTTTAAATCAAAGTAGGTCTGACGTATATGTATAGACCACCAGATTTGACATCCAAGAGCATTGAAGTGAATAAAGTGATAAACAAGGCGTGTGTTTCATGCATCCCGCCGCATAGAAGGATCTCTATTTGTTTCGtaaataatgaattatttaaaaaatatttttctaaaaaatagctCTGTGTCGTTCTTAATCCGCTTAGGTGCTTACGTTCCAAATTGATCCCACGTTTCCCATCACATTGACCAATTGAGATAAGCATTGCATTTGCCCAACGGTTAATGGatggttgaaacttgaaaccttTGAATAAGTATTAAGTACTACCTTCATATTCGGGAGTTAACTCTATTGATTTTACTAACATAGATAAATAAATTCTCAACCatatttttcgttttttgtttttaaaaatatataacaaCAATGTCTTCTTTAATGGTTGTATGTAAGATTGACACATAAAACCTTAATTTGCAAGGGATTGATCATTCTcctttctgttaaaaaaaagatcattctcctttctgttaaaaaaaaaaaaaaaaaaaaagagcattcTCCTTGCAATGAATAATTGTACTTCCCTCTCTTTTTACCCCCTATTAGTATTTATTACATTGATTCTCTTCCTCTCCACTTTGTGcattatttctttattctaatGGTAACTactttttattaaagaaatttCCTACCTTAATATTAACACAATATTTTATATTAGTATACGAATACATCTactattgaaaaatatataagttACGTGTACTTGAGACATGGCAAATCTCAAACAACGTACACTACAATAGGTCAAAACATCacgttaattattttttagatagCTTACTcaaaatgattaatatttaGAATCTTATAAGATATAAGGGTAAACACTAGTTCAAGGTGCACCTTAGaatcaaattgaattggtaccgtGCAGTTCAATTCCAGGGTTAAGGTAGTACAGTGCGATTTCAAAGTAAGGTGCCAAATCGATCGGCGGAATGACTCTTTTCAAATCTTAGACCTACCTTAGACTAAACCCATTTTAATCTATTtgttgtttgttttcttttcaaaaggtTAAAATTTAGAACAAACTTTCATGGATTAATGGAGAATGAAGTTCTATAATTCATATTTTATGTTacatattttgaacttttttattttttactttattttatgttttatattttatagTTATTGCTTTTGGCAAGTAAATATTTCTACCATTGCTTTagctttcattttgcttcactAAGGAATGAATTGGATAAGTCGTTTTTACTTTAAATTTCTATTTGTTTATTACTGGTATTTTACTTCTCGCATTTTGGTGCTAAGTATTGCATTTCTTAATATCAGTGTGTTGATGAATATATACTTTGAAAAAGTAATTTTGGGCTTTCAATGAATACAAAATCTTGaatccagaaaagaaaaaaagaagaagaagaagcagcaaatAACCTGAATCGGAAGAGACTTATAGggtcaaattataatttattgagTTTATAAAgttgatttcaaatttcaaaatatgggAATCAATCGTGTGTACCGATAGATTCCAAGTTTTAGGATTGGACCGGCCTAACTCTAGAACTGCCCTCCCTTAAAAAGTATTAATGCGaagtgtgttttttttttcatatgtgcgtcattttcaattattaatttgTACAATAATAGTATGGATATCCTCGCCTTGTTCTAAACTAGTAATTAATTATGCCTTTGcccttctctgtctctcttcaCAGGATCTGTAGAATTTTGTCATCATTCTTCCACTTTTCAACAATCCACGTCACAAAGTTTCCAAGGTGGGTGAATCCAATCCATGCAACTTTTGGTCCCGATACAGCACAGGACGCGCCCCATCCCAACGTTAAAAGCCACCTCCCGTCCCCCCACTTTCGCAACTTGCCGCCAGCACCAGCTACTGCGGAAAAGCTTTCTGCTTCAGCTGGTGGACCTCCTCTTCCGCTTCCATGGCTTCCCGCTTCCTAACCTCAGTCCTCGCGCTCTCCGCGATGTTGTTCCTCTCGGCAACACTCGCtaccgccgccgctgccgctgccgccgcctcctcctcctcctcctcttcttccaccTCCCCCCCAGCCCACCATCTCTCTTCCATCAAATCCTTCTGCTCACGCACGCCCTATCCGGACTCTTGCTTCGACTCGCTGAAACTCTCCATCTCCATCAACATTAGCCCCACCATCCTCACCTACCTCCTCCACACCCTCGGAGCCGCCATCTCCGAAGCCGGGAAGCTCTCCAGCCTCCTCCAAACCGCGGGCCGCAGGAACATCGTGGAGAGACAGAGAGGCACGATTCAAGACTGCAGGGAGCTGCACCAGATCACGGTGTCCTCCTTGAAGAAATCGGTCTCGCGGGTCCGGGACAGCAACCCCCGGAAACTGTCCGACGCGAGGGCCTACCTTGCCGCAGCCCTCACGAACAAGGACACTTGCCTGGAAGGCCTGGACTCTGCATCCGGGTCGCTGAAGCCACTGCTCGTGAGTTCGCTCATCAGCACTTACAAGCACGTGAGCAACTCCCTGTCCACGCTCGCGAAACCGTCCACCCCGAAAGGCGGAAACGGCCGCCGCCGGTTGATGGGCTTCCCCACATGGCTTTCGCGCAAGGACCGCCGGATCTTGCAGAGCTCCGGCGACGAGTATGACCCGAGCAAGGTCATCACGGTGTCCGCCGACGGGTCGGGGAACTTCACCACCATATCCGATGCCATCAATTTTGCTCCTAACAACAGCTATGACAGGACAATCATATACGTGACGGAAGGGTTTTATCAAGAGAACGTGGAAATCCCGAGCTACAAGACCAACATTGTGTTGCTGGGCGATGGAGCCGGTCTCACCATCATCTCTGGGAACAGAAGCGTGGCTGATGGTTGGACCACGTTCAGATCTGCAACTGTTGGTAAACGCCTCATCAAATTCTATCTAAGTGAACTCATTGTGTCGGTCCATTAAATGGCAACTGAGATCTTTTGTTGATTACGTTGACCATATATGCAATGAATATTTTGAAGTCCTGGCCTAGATTCCTGATACCCATTTCTGGGTTGCTCTGTTCTTGCTCCTTTTTTGCTTGTATAAATCTGGTCTGAAGCTTGATTATGTAGCAAATTTGCCGCTGAAATTTTGCTTTTCCTCAtgcattttccattttgttctggtTCAATTTGGTTTTGCAGCTGTTTCAGCTGACGGGTTCCTTGCCAGGGACATAACCTTTGAGAATTCCGCTGGGCCAGCAAAGCACCAAGCAGTCGCTCTCCGAATCAGTGCCGATTTTGCCGCGCTATTCCGATGCTCCATCGGTGCCTACCAGGACACTTTATATGTCCACTCCTTCAGGCAATTCTACAGAGAGTGCGACATCTCGGGGACCATTGACTACATCTTTGGTAATGCAGCCG
This genomic stretch from Eucalyptus grandis isolate ANBG69807.140 chromosome 3, ASM1654582v1, whole genome shotgun sequence harbors:
- the LOC104436375 gene encoding LOW QUALITY PROTEIN: probable pectinesterase/pectinesterase inhibitor 12 (The sequence of the model RefSeq protein was modified relative to this genomic sequence to represent the inferred CDS: inserted 1 base in 1 codon), with product MASRFLTSVLALSAMLFLSATLATAAAAAAAASSSSSSSSTSPPAHHLSSIKSFCSRTPYPDSCFDSLKLSISINISPTILTYLLHTLGAAISEAGKLSSLLQTAGRRNIVERQRGTIQDCRELHQITVSSLKKSVSRVRDSNPRKLSDARAYLAAALTNKDTCLEGLDSASGSLKPLLVSSLISTYKHVSNSLSTLAKPSTPKGGNGRRRLMGFPTWLSRKDRRILQSSGDEYDPSKVITVSADGSGNFTTISDAINFAPNNSYDRTIIYVTEGFYQENVEIPSYKTNIVLLGDGAGLTIISGNRSVADGWTTFRSATVAVSADGFLARDITFENSAGPAKHQAVALRISADFAALFRCSIGAYQDTLYVHSFRQFYRECDISGTIDYIFGNAAVVFQGCNIISRQPLPGQFTVITAQSRDTPDEDTGISIQNCTILPSDDLXGAVRSYLGRPWRNYSRTVVLESYIDGFINPRGWTEWSGAQGLDTLYYGEYENYGPGSGTEGRVTWHGYHVMDYYDASNFTVSEFITGDEWLDSTAFPYDNGI